From the Streptococcus oralis ATCC 35037 genome, one window contains:
- a CDS encoding L-lactate dehydrogenase, with protein sequence MTSTKQHKKVILVGDGAVGSSYAFALVNQGIAQELGIIEIPQLHEKAVGDALDLSHALAFTSPKKIYAAQYADCADADLVVITAGAPQKPGETRLDLVGKNLAINKSIVTQVVESGFDGIFLVAANPVDVLTYSTWKFSGFPKERVIGSGTSLDSARFRQALAEKLDVDARSVHAYIMGEHGDSEFAVWSHANIAGVNLEEFLKDTQNVQESELIELFEGVRDAAYTIINKKGATYYGIAVALARITKAILDDENAVLPLSVFQEGQYGVKNVFIGQPAVVGAHGIVRPVNIPLNDAETQKMQASAKELQAIIDEAWKNPEFQAASKN encoded by the coding sequence ATGACTTCAACTAAACAACACAAAAAAGTGATCCTTGTTGGTGACGGTGCCGTAGGTTCATCTTACGCTTTCGCACTTGTTAACCAAGGAATTGCACAAGAGCTTGGAATTATCGAAATTCCTCAATTACACGAAAAAGCTGTAGGTGATGCGCTTGATCTTAGCCACGCCCTTGCCTTCACTTCACCTAAAAAAATCTACGCTGCTCAATACGCTGACTGTGCAGACGCTGACCTTGTTGTTATCACTGCAGGTGCTCCTCAAAAACCAGGTGAAACTCGTCTTGACCTTGTAGGTAAAAACTTGGCTATCAACAAATCAATCGTAACACAAGTTGTTGAATCAGGTTTTGATGGTATCTTCCTTGTTGCAGCTAACCCAGTTGACGTTTTGACTTACTCAACTTGGAAATTCTCTGGATTCCCTAAAGAACGTGTTATCGGTTCAGGTACTTCACTTGACTCAGCACGTTTCCGTCAAGCACTTGCTGAAAAATTGGATGTTGATGCTCGTTCAGTTCACGCCTACATCATGGGTGAACACGGAGATTCTGAATTTGCGGTTTGGTCACACGCTAACATCGCTGGTGTAAACCTTGAAGAATTCCTTAAAGATACTCAAAACGTTCAAGAATCTGAATTGATTGAATTGTTCGAAGGAGTTCGTGACGCTGCCTACACAATCATCAACAAAAAAGGAGCTACCTACTACGGTATCGCTGTAGCACTTGCTCGTATCACAAAAGCAATCCTTGATGACGAAAATGCAGTACTTCCACTTTCAGTCTTCCAAGAAGGTCAATACGGTGTTAAAAACGTCTTTATCGGTCAACCAGCTGTTGTTGGTGCGCACGGTATCGTTCGTCCAGTAAACATCCCATTGAATGATGCCGAAACTCAAAAAATGCAAGCATCAGCTAAAGAATTGCAAGCTATCATTGATGAAGCATGGAAAAACCCTGAATTCCAAGCAGCTTCTAAAAACTAA
- a CDS encoding cysteine desulfurase, with translation MLDVEAIRKDFPILDQIVNDEPLVYLDNAATTQKPLAVLETINRYYEQDNANVHRGVHTLAERATASYEAARETIRKFINAGSTKEVLFTRGTTTSLNWVARFAEEILTEGDQVLISVMEHHSNIIPWQEACRKTGAELVYVYLKDGALDMDDLRAKLTDKVKFVSLAHASNVLGVVNPIKEITKLAHQVGAIMVVDGAQSTPHMNIDVQDLDVDFFAFSGHKMAGPTGIGVLYGKEKYLEQMSPIEFGGEMIDFVYEQSASWKELPWKFEAGTPNMAGAIGLAAAVDYLEKIGMDAIEAHEQELIAYVYPKLQAIEGLTIYGSQDLAQRSGVIAFNLGDLHPHDLATALDYEGVAVRAGHHCAQPLLQYLEVPATARASFYIYNTKADCDKLVDALQKTKEFFNGTF, from the coding sequence ATGTTAGATGTAGAAGCGATTCGCAAGGATTTTCCAATTTTAGACCAGATTGTCAACGATGAACCTCTGGTCTATCTGGACAATGCTGCGACGACACAAAAACCACTAGCAGTTCTGGAAACAATCAACCGCTACTATGAGCAGGACAATGCCAATGTTCACCGTGGTGTTCATACCTTGGCGGAGCGAGCAACAGCTTCTTATGAAGCTGCTCGTGAAACCATTCGTAAGTTTATCAATGCAGGCTCTACAAAGGAAGTTCTCTTTACCAGAGGAACGACAACCAGTCTTAACTGGGTGGCACGCTTTGCTGAGGAGATTTTGACTGAGGGAGACCAGGTCTTGATTTCTGTCATGGAACACCATTCCAATATCATTCCTTGGCAGGAAGCTTGTCGCAAGACTGGGGCAGAGCTTGTCTATGTCTATCTCAAGGATGGAGCTCTGGATATGGATGACTTGCGCGCTAAATTGACGGACAAGGTCAAGTTTGTTTCGCTAGCTCATGCCTCTAATGTCCTTGGTGTGGTCAATCCTATCAAGGAAATCACGAAATTGGCCCACCAAGTTGGAGCTATCATGGTAGTGGATGGTGCTCAATCTACGCCTCATATGAATATTGATGTCCAGGACTTGGATGTGGACTTCTTTGCTTTTTCCGGTCACAAGATGGCTGGTCCGACTGGTATCGGTGTTCTTTATGGCAAAGAAAAGTATCTGGAACAAATGTCACCAATTGAATTTGGTGGTGAGATGATCGATTTTGTCTACGAACAATCTGCTAGTTGGAAGGAATTGCCTTGGAAATTTGAGGCTGGAACGCCAAATATGGCAGGTGCTATTGGACTTGCTGCAGCAGTGGATTATCTAGAAAAGATTGGTATGGATGCCATTGAAGCTCATGAACAGGAATTGATTGCATACGTCTATCCAAAATTGCAGGCCATTGAAGGTTTGACCATTTATGGTTCGCAAGACCTGGCTCAACGGTCAGGTGTCATTGCCTTTAACCTAGGTGATCTCCATCCTCACGACCTAGCGACTGCTTTGGATTATGAAGGAGTAGCCGTTCGTGCGGGTCATCATTGTGCCCAACCCTTGCTCCAGTATTTAGAAGTCCCAGCAACAGCTCGCGCAAGTTTTTATATCTACAATACCAAGGCAGATTGTGACAAGCTAGTCGATGCCCTACAAAAGACAAAGGAGTTTTTCAATGGCACTTTCTAA
- a CDS encoding YitT family protein, which translates to MIRKLQPIITIILGAAIYAFGLTYFVVPYHLFEGGATGITLITYYLFKIPVSLMNLLINIPLFILAWKIFGPKTLYSSLLGSISLSVWLAIFERIPLHIDLQGDLIIVALVSGVLLGVGLGIIFNAGGTTGGSDIVARILNKYTNISIGKLLFGIDFFILMLILIIFQDLRLVTYTLLFDFIIARVIDLIGEGGYAGKGFMIITQYPDQLAKEINDELGRGVTFISGQGYYSKKDLKIIYCIVGRNEIVKIKDMIHKIDPQAFITITEAHEILGEGFTYVKD; encoded by the coding sequence ATGATTCGAAAACTTCAACCGATTATCACCATTATTCTTGGAGCCGCTATCTATGCCTTCGGCCTTACCTACTTTGTTGTTCCTTATCATTTATTTGAGGGAGGGGCGACAGGTATTACCTTGATTACCTACTATCTCTTTAAGATTCCTGTCTCATTGATGAACCTCTTGATTAATATCCCTTTATTTATCCTGGCTTGGAAGATATTTGGACCTAAGACCCTCTACTCCAGCCTTCTAGGATCTATTTCACTTTCCGTCTGGCTAGCAATTTTTGAGCGCATTCCTTTGCACATCGACTTGCAAGGGGATCTCATCATTGTCGCTTTAGTCTCAGGAGTCTTACTGGGGGTTGGTTTAGGAATTATCTTTAATGCTGGTGGAACCACTGGTGGCTCTGATATCGTTGCCCGTATCCTCAACAAATACACCAATATTTCGATTGGTAAATTGCTCTTTGGGATTGACTTTTTCATCCTAATGTTGATTTTGATTATCTTCCAGGATCTTCGTCTAGTTACCTATACCCTCTTATTTGACTTTATCATCGCTCGTGTTATCGACTTGATCGGCGAAGGAGGTTATGCTGGTAAAGGATTTATGATTATTACCCAATATCCTGATCAATTGGCCAAAGAGATTAACGATGAACTCGGACGTGGCGTTACCTTTATATCTGGTCAAGGCTACTACAGCAAAAAGGATTTAAAAATTATCTACTGTATCGTCGGTCGAAACGAAATCGTTAAAATAAAAGATATGATTCACAAAATCGATCCTCAAGCCTTTATCACCATCACTGAGGCTCATGAAATTCTGGGTGAAGGATTCACTTATGTGAAAGATTAA
- a CDS encoding formate/nitrite transporter family protein: MVSSEFISKIEFACKKKESLYSQSKFKYAIRSMFAGAFLTFSTAAGAVGADLINKIAPGSGRFLFPFVFAWGLAYIVFLNAELVTSNMMFLTAGSFLKKISWRKTAEILLYCTLFNLIGALIAGWGFAHSAAYANLTHDSFISGVVEMKLGRSNELVLLEGILANIFVNIAILSFVLVKDGGAKLWLVLSAIYMFVFLTNEHIAANFASFAIVKFSVAADSIANFDIPNILRHWGVTFVGNFIGGGLLMGLPYAFLNKNEDTYVD, from the coding sequence ATGGTCTCTTCAGAATTTATTTCAAAGATTGAATTTGCTTGTAAGAAGAAAGAAAGTCTTTATAGTCAAAGTAAGTTTAAGTATGCGATTCGTTCCATGTTTGCAGGTGCTTTTTTAACATTTAGTACGGCTGCAGGTGCAGTTGGGGCTGACTTGATTAATAAGATCGCTCCAGGTAGTGGACGTTTTCTCTTCCCATTTGTTTTTGCTTGGGGATTGGCCTACATTGTTTTCTTGAATGCTGAGCTGGTAACTTCGAATATGATGTTTTTGACAGCTGGTAGTTTCTTGAAAAAAATCTCATGGAGAAAAACAGCTGAGATTTTGCTTTACTGTACCTTGTTCAACCTTATCGGAGCTTTGATAGCAGGTTGGGGCTTTGCCCACTCAGCAGCCTATGCAAATCTAACACATGATAGCTTCATTTCAGGGGTTGTAGAGATGAAGTTAGGTCGTTCAAATGAGTTAGTCTTACTTGAAGGTATTTTAGCCAATATCTTTGTAAACATTGCCATTCTTTCATTTGTTTTGGTGAAAGACGGAGGCGCCAAACTTTGGCTTGTCTTATCAGCAATTTACATGTTTGTATTCTTAACAAACGAACACATTGCTGCGAACTTTGCTTCTTTTGCGATTGTTAAGTTCAGTGTTGCTGCTGATTCAATTGCTAACTTTGACATACCTAATATTCTTCGTCACTGGGGTGTAACCTTTGTCGGGAACTTTATCGGAGGTGGTCTCTTGATGGGCTTGCCATACGCCTTTCTCAATAAAAATGAAGATACTTATGTCGATTAA
- the gyrA gene encoding DNA gyrase subunit A, which produces MQDRNLVNVNLTKEMKTSFIDYAMSVIVARALPDVRDGLKPVHRRILYGMNELGVTPDKPHKKSARITGDVMGKYHPHGDSSIYEAMVRMAQWWSYRYMLVDGHGNFGSMDGDGAAAQRYTEARMSKIALEMLRDINKNTVDFVDNYDANEREPLVLPARFPNLLVNGATGIAVGMATNIPPHNLGETIDAVKLVMDNPEVTTKDLMEVLPGPDFPTGALVMGKSGIHKAYETGKGSIVLRSRTEIETTKTGRERIVVTEFPYMVNKTKVHEHIVRLVQEKRIEGITAVRDESNREGVRFVIEVKRDASANVILNNLFKMTQMQTNFGFNMLAIQNGVPKILSLRQILDAYIEHQKEVVVRRTRFDKEKAEARAHILEGLLIALDHIDEVIRIIRASETDAEAQAELMSKFKLSERQSQAILDMRLRRLTGLERDKIQSEYDELIALIADLADILAKPERVAQIIKEELDEVKRKFGDKRRTELMIGEVLTLEDEDLIEETDVLITLSNKGYIKRLDQGEFTAQKRGGRGVQGTGVKDDDFVRELVSTSTHDHLLFFTNKGRVYRLKGYEIPEYGRTAKGLPVVNLLKLDEGESIQTIINVESERSDDAYLFFTTRYGVVKRTSVKEFANIRQNGLKALNLKDEDELINVLLTEEDTDIIIGTKFGYAVRFNQSAVRGMSRIATGVRGVNLREGDTVVGASVITNQDEVLIITEKGYGKRTLATEYPTKGRGGKGMKTANVAEKNGPLAGLLTVKGDEDLMIITDTGVMIRTNVANISQTGRSTMGVKVMRLDQDAKIVTFTTVAAAEKEEVGTEIETEGEA; this is translated from the coding sequence ATGCAGGATAGAAATTTAGTGAATGTCAATCTGACAAAGGAGATGAAGACCAGCTTTATCGACTACGCCATGAGCGTTATCGTCGCGCGGGCCCTTCCTGATGTTCGAGATGGCTTAAAACCTGTTCACCGTCGTATTCTTTACGGAATGAATGAACTAGGTGTTACACCAGACAAACCTCATAAAAAATCAGCCCGTATTACAGGGGATGTTATGGGTAAATACCACCCACATGGTGATTCCTCTATTTACGAAGCCATGGTTCGTATGGCTCAATGGTGGAGCTACCGTTACATGCTTGTTGATGGGCATGGAAACTTTGGTTCTATGGATGGAGACGGTGCTGCCGCGCAGCGGTACACTGAGGCACGTATGAGCAAGATTGCTCTTGAAATGCTTCGTGATATCAATAAAAACACAGTTGATTTCGTAGATAACTACGATGCTAACGAACGTGAACCCTTGGTTTTGCCTGCTCGTTTTCCAAACCTTTTGGTCAATGGAGCAACGGGTATCGCTGTTGGGATGGCAACCAATATTCCACCTCACAACTTGGGTGAAACCATTGATGCAGTGAAGTTGGTTATGGATAATCCTGAAGTGACGACTAAGGACTTGATGGAAGTCTTGCCTGGTCCAGATTTTCCGACTGGTGCTCTTGTTATGGGGAAATCAGGTATTCATAAGGCTTATGAGACTGGTAAAGGTTCCATTGTCCTTCGTTCTCGTACAGAGATTGAAACCACTAAGACGGGTCGTGAGCGTATCGTTGTAACGGAATTCCCTTATATGGTTAATAAAACCAAGGTGCATGAGCATATTGTTCGCTTGGTTCAGGAAAAACGAATTGAGGGCATTACAGCCGTACGTGATGAGTCCAATCGTGAAGGCGTTCGCTTTGTAATCGAGGTTAAACGCGACGCGTCTGCCAACGTTATCCTTAACAACCTCTTCAAGATGACCCAGATGCAAACCAACTTTGGTTTCAACATGTTGGCGATTCAAAATGGCGTGCCAAAAATCTTGTCCCTTCGTCAAATTTTGGATGCTTATATCGAGCACCAAAAAGAAGTGGTTGTTCGCCGTACTCGTTTTGACAAGGAAAAAGCAGAAGCGCGTGCGCACATCTTAGAAGGTCTTTTAATTGCACTTGACCATATCGACGAAGTGATTCGTATCATTCGTGCCAGTGAAACAGATGCGGAAGCGCAAGCTGAGTTGATGAGCAAGTTCAAGCTTTCTGAACGTCAAAGTCAAGCTATCCTTGATATGCGTCTTCGTCGTTTGACAGGATTGGAACGTGATAAGATTCAGTCTGAATATGATGAATTGATTGCCTTGATTGCAGATTTGGCTGATATTCTTGCTAAACCTGAGCGCGTGGCGCAAATTATCAAAGAGGAATTGGACGAAGTCAAACGCAAGTTTGGAGACAAGCGTCGTACGGAGTTGATGATCGGAGAAGTCTTAACTCTTGAAGATGAAGATTTGATTGAAGAAACGGATGTCTTGATTACCCTATCTAACAAGGGTTATATCAAACGTTTGGACCAAGGTGAGTTCACCGCACAAAAACGTGGTGGCCGTGGAGTTCAAGGTACGGGAGTTAAGGATGATGACTTTGTGCGTGAGTTGGTTTCAACCAGCACCCACGATCATTTGCTCTTCTTTACCAATAAAGGACGCGTATACCGACTAAAAGGTTATGAAATCCCTGAATACGGTCGTACTGCTAAGGGCTTGCCAGTTGTCAATCTTTTGAAGTTGGACGAAGGTGAGAGTATTCAGACCATCATCAACGTTGAGTCTGAACGTAGTGATGATGCTTATCTCTTCTTCACAACTCGTTACGGTGTCGTGAAGAGAACCAGTGTCAAAGAATTTGCAAATATTCGTCAAAATGGACTTAAGGCCCTGAATCTCAAGGATGAGGATGAGTTGATCAATGTCTTGCTGACAGAAGAAGATACCGATATCATCATTGGTACCAAGTTTGGTTATGCTGTTCGCTTTAATCAATCAGCTGTTCGTGGCATGAGCCGTATCGCGACTGGTGTTCGAGGAGTCAATCTTCGTGAGGGTGACACAGTAGTTGGCGCTAGCGTGATTACAAACCAAGACGAAGTTCTTATCATCACTGAAAAAGGATATGGTAAACGTACACTTGCTACTGAATATCCTACTAAAGGCCGTGGTGGTAAAGGGATGAAGACAGCCAATGTTGCTGAGAAGAATGGTCCTCTGGCTGGTCTCCTTACTGTTAAAGGCGATGAAGACCTGATGATTATCACAGATACAGGTGTCATGATCCGTACAAATGTTGCCAATATTTCACAAACTGGACGCTCAACTATGGGAGTTAAGGTGATGCGTCTAGATCAGGATGCTAAGATTGTGACCTTTACTACGGTTGCTGCGGCAGAAAAAGAAGAAGTTGGGACTGAAATTGAAACAGAAGGTGAAGCATAA
- a CDS encoding class A sortase has protein sequence MSHKKTKNKKSKKNKRRNLFINILAGFLILLSLALIFNSKIRDIFLVWNTNKYQVNQVTKENIDENLKSEGNFDFDSVKSISSEAVLASQWDAQKLPVIGGIAIPEVEINLPIFKGLDNVNLFYGAGTMKPDQKMGEGNYSLASHHIFTAENASQMLFSPLVNAKAGMKIYLTDKDKVYTYEITEVKRVTPDRVDEIEDRDGVKEITLVTCVDYNATERIIVKGIFKESKAYSETSEDILKAFNQPYRQRY, from the coding sequence ATGTCTCATAAAAAAACGAAAAATAAAAAGAGTAAGAAAAATAAGCGCAGAAATCTATTTATCAATATTTTAGCGGGTTTCTTAATTCTTCTTTCCTTAGCCTTGATTTTTAATTCAAAGATTCGCGATATCTTTTTGGTATGGAATACCAATAAATACCAAGTCAATCAAGTCACTAAGGAAAATATAGATGAAAACCTAAAATCCGAGGGAAATTTTGATTTTGACTCTGTTAAGTCTATTTCATCTGAAGCTGTATTGGCTTCACAATGGGATGCTCAGAAACTTCCTGTTATTGGAGGTATCGCTATTCCTGAGGTGGAGATTAACCTCCCTATTTTCAAAGGGTTGGATAATGTAAACCTGTTCTACGGAGCAGGGACCATGAAACCAGACCAAAAAATGGGGGAAGGAAACTATTCTCTAGCCAGTCACCATATCTTTACTGCTGAAAATGCCAGTCAAATGCTCTTCTCACCTTTGGTCAATGCCAAAGCAGGTATGAAAATTTACCTGACGGATAAGGATAAAGTTTATACTTATGAGATTACAGAAGTTAAACGTGTTACACCAGACCGTGTAGATGAAATCGAAGATCGTGATGGCGTAAAAGAGATTACTTTGGTTACCTGTGTTGATTATAATGCGACTGAGCGTATAATCGTCAAAGGAATCTTTAAAGAATCAAAAGCTTATTCTGAGACTTCTGAGGATATTTTGAAGGCCTTTAATCAACCGTATAGACAACGATATTAA
- the sufU gene encoding Fe-S cluster assembly sulfur transfer protein SufU: MALSKLDSLYMAVVADHSKNPHHQGKLEDAEQISLNNPTCGDVINLSVKFDAEDRLEDIAFLNSGCTISTASASMMTDAVLGKTKQEILELATIFSEMVQGQKDERQDQLGDAAFLSGVAKFPQRIKCATLAWNALKKTIEDQEKQ; encoded by the coding sequence ATGGCACTTTCTAAACTAGATAGCCTTTATATGGCAGTGGTGGCAGACCATTCGAAAAATCCACATCACCAAGGGAAGCTGGAAGATGCTGAGCAAATTAGCCTCAATAATCCAACCTGTGGGGATGTTATCAACCTCTCTGTCAAGTTTGACGCAGAGGACCGTTTGGAAGATATTGCTTTTCTAAATTCAGGATGCACGATTTCAACTGCCTCTGCTAGTATGATGACAGATGCAGTTTTAGGCAAGACCAAACAAGAAATTTTAGAGCTTGCAACCATTTTTTCTGAAATGGTTCAAGGGCAAAAAGATGAGCGTCAAGACCAACTTGGCGATGCAGCTTTCTTATCAGGTGTTGCTAAATTTCCGCAACGGATCAAATGTGCAACCCTGGCTTGGAATGCCCTTAAGAAAACAATTGAAGATCAAGAAAAACAGTAA
- a CDS encoding HU family DNA-binding protein, producing MANKQDLIAKVAEATELTKKDSAAAVDAVFAAVTEYLAAGEKVQLIGFGNFEVRERAARKGRNPQTGKEIKIAASKVPAFKAGKALKDAVK from the coding sequence ATGGCAAACAAACAAGATTTGATCGCTAAAGTAGCAGAAGCTACAGAATTGACTAAGAAAGATTCAGCAGCAGCAGTTGACGCTGTATTTGCAGCAGTAACTGAATACCTTGCAGCTGGTGAAAAAGTTCAATTGATCGGTTTCGGTAACTTTGAAGTTCGTGAGCGTGCAGCACGTAAAGGTCGCAACCCACAAACTGGTAAAGAAATCAAAATCGCAGCTTCTAAAGTTCCAGCATTCAAAGCTGGTAAAGCTCTTAAAGACGCTGTTAAATAA
- the sufB gene encoding Fe-S cluster assembly protein SufB — protein MAEERVEPKPIDLGEYKFGFHDDVEPVLSTGKGLNEEVIRELSAAKGEPEWMLEFRLKSYETFKKMPMQTWGADLSEIDFDDLIYYQKPSDKPARSWDDVPEKIKETFERIGIPEAERAYLAGASAQYESEVVYHNMKEEFQKLGIIFTDTDSALKEYPDLFKQYFAKLVPPTDNKLAALNSAVWSGGTFIYVPKGVKVDIPLQTYFRINNENTGQFERTLIIVDEGASVHYVEGCTAPTYSSNSLHAAIVEIFALDGAYMRYTTIQNWSDNVYNLVTKRAKALKDATVEWIDGNLGAKTTMKYPSVYLDGEGARGTMLSIAFANAGQHQDTGAKMIHNAPHTSSSIVSKSIAKGGGKVDYRGQVTFNKNSKKSVSHIECDTIIMDDLSASDTIPFNEIHNSQVALEHEAKVSKISEEQLYYLMSRGLSESEATEMIVMGFVEPFTKELPMEYAVELNRLISYEMEGSVG, from the coding sequence ATGGCTGAAGAAAGAGTAGAACCAAAACCAATTGACCTTGGTGAATATAAATTTGGTTTCCATGACGATGTAGAGCCTGTCCTATCGACAGGAAAAGGATTGAACGAAGAAGTCATTCGCGAATTATCAGCTGCTAAGGGAGAACCTGAGTGGATGTTAGAATTCCGTTTGAAGTCTTATGAAACCTTCAAAAAAATGCCTATGCAAACCTGGGGAGCAGACTTGTCAGAGATTGACTTTGATGACTTGATCTATTACCAAAAACCATCTGATAAACCAGCCCGTTCTTGGGATGATGTACCTGAAAAGATTAAAGAAACCTTTGAACGTATCGGTATTCCAGAAGCTGAACGTGCTTATCTAGCAGGTGCTTCTGCCCAGTACGAGTCAGAAGTGGTTTACCACAACATGAAGGAAGAGTTCCAGAAATTGGGGATTATCTTTACAGATACGGATTCTGCCCTCAAGGAATACCCAGACTTGTTTAAACAATACTTTGCGAAGTTGGTACCACCGACTGATAACAAGTTGGCGGCCCTCAACTCAGCAGTATGGTCGGGTGGAACCTTTATCTACGTGCCAAAAGGTGTCAAGGTAGATATTCCACTTCAAACCTATTTCCGTATCAATAACGAAAATACAGGTCAGTTCGAACGTACCTTGATTATCGTTGATGAGGGAGCAAGTGTCCACTATGTAGAAGGATGTACAGCACCAACATATTCAAGTAATAGCCTGCACGCTGCTATTGTAGAAATTTTCGCTTTGGACGGAGCTTATATGCGTTATACTACTATCCAAAACTGGTCAGATAACGTTTATAACTTGGTAACGAAACGTGCCAAAGCCTTGAAAGATGCGACTGTTGAGTGGATTGATGGAAACTTGGGTGCCAAAACAACCATGAAATACCCATCTGTTTACCTAGATGGAGAAGGGGCCCGTGGTACTATGCTCTCTATCGCCTTTGCTAATGCTGGTCAACACCAAGATACTGGTGCCAAGATGATCCACAACGCACCGCATACAAGCTCGTCTATCGTTTCTAAATCCATCGCTAAAGGCGGAGGGAAGGTTGACTACCGTGGACAAGTAACCTTTAACAAGAACTCTAAGAAATCTGTTTCTCACATCGAGTGTGATACCATTATCATGGATGACTTATCAGCTTCAGATACCATTCCATTTAATGAAATCCACAACTCGCAAGTTGCATTAGAGCACGAAGCCAAGGTATCTAAGATTTCAGAAGAACAACTCTACTACCTCATGAGCCGTGGTTTGTCAGAATCTGAAGCTACCGAGATGATTGTCATGGGATTTGTGGAACCCTTCACAAAAGAACTTCCAATGGAATATGCAGTTGAGCTGAACCGCTTGATTAGCTATGAAATGGAAGGGTCAGTCGGATAA
- a CDS encoding DegV family protein, which yields MTQVKIVTDSSVTIEPEVVKELNITVVPLSVMIDSVLYSDADLKEGEFLHLMQQSKNLPKTSQPPVGVFAEVFEELGKDGSQIIAIHMSHALSGTVEAARQGASLSTADVTVIDSSFTDQAMKFQVVEAAKLAKEGKDLETILAHVEDVKNHTELYIGVSTLENLVKGGRIGRVTGLLSSLLNIRVVMQMKNHELQPIAKGRGAKTFKKWLEELTNTLSQKSVAEIGISYAGTNEWANEMKALLQPYVEKPISVLETGSIIQTHTGENAWAILIRYNS from the coding sequence ATGACACAAGTAAAAATTGTAACGGACTCTTCTGTTACTATCGAACCAGAAGTAGTTAAAGAATTAAATATCACTGTTGTCCCTCTATCAGTTATGATTGATAGTGTGCTTTATTCGGATGCAGATTTGAAAGAGGGAGAATTCCTTCATCTTATGCAACAAAGTAAGAATCTGCCTAAAACAAGCCAGCCACCTGTAGGAGTGTTTGCTGAGGTCTTTGAAGAACTAGGTAAAGATGGCAGTCAAATTATCGCCATTCACATGTCCCATGCCTTGTCTGGAACTGTGGAAGCTGCTCGCCAAGGGGCAAGTCTCTCAACTGCTGATGTAACAGTTATTGATAGTTCCTTTACAGATCAAGCGATGAAGTTCCAAGTTGTTGAAGCCGCAAAACTTGCTAAAGAAGGTAAAGATTTAGAAACGATCTTAGCTCATGTAGAGGACGTCAAAAATCATACAGAACTCTATATCGGTGTTTCGACGCTAGAAAACTTAGTTAAGGGTGGTCGTATTGGACGTGTGACAGGATTACTAAGCTCACTCTTGAATATTCGTGTAGTAATGCAGATGAAAAACCACGAACTCCAACCAATCGCCAAAGGACGTGGAGCGAAAACTTTCAAAAAGTGGCTTGAGGAATTAACCAATACTCTTTCCCAAAAATCAGTTGCAGAAATTGGAATTTCCTATGCTGGAACGAACGAATGGGCGAATGAGATGAAGGCATTATTGCAACCTTATGTTGAGAAGCCAATCTCTGTATTGGAAACTGGCTCTATTATTCAAACTCATACTGGAGAGAATGCTTGGGCGATTCTAATTCGCTACAATTCCTAA